Proteins encoded together in one Bacteroidales bacterium window:
- a CDS encoding tail fiber domain-containing protein: protein DVTKDLFFINPDSARIYINTDSTKAAKGGFAIGGLSSGKGLPAKNIFVATADSTRVYVNVDSSKAAKGGFAIGGLSSGKNPAQSFMHLTPENYYIGHGAGSSVTTGKYNSFIGYESGKNNTEGSYNAFMGYKAGTSNTTGGSNVMIGNFAGYSNTTGYANVFLGNSAGSDNTEGDGNVIIGDLAGRHNTTGSSNVMMGNQAGLYNTTGRDNVFIGQSSGIYNTEGSDNVFIGSMVGIRNTTGGNNILIGHYAGRENTTGTNNVFMGSSAGCNNTTGVNNVFLGNQVGQNITGASSNNVILGSSSANLAKTVNRSVIMGNEAGKGSTSSNYSNAIFIGYQAGYNNTTGSNNVFLGTQAGYNNTSGKNNVFMGTGSGYKTVSGGSNVFMGNQTGYNNTYGYKNVIIGDSTGYNNSSGNRNVFIGDVAGYNNTTGSGNLFIGIKTGYSNKMGAGNIFIGNSAGEYYEGSDPSTVSGNIFMGYSAGLNWKTGDKNIIIGNSAARKIIEGSSNIVMGDFAGYYLTETTINKRLLIGYQTKILLHGDLSENRLTINSYSVNPSHTLYVNGLAGGTYAWNNTSDKRLKTNIKPLEGALQSVLKLQGVTFNWKDETNHRPGQNIGFIAQEVKEILPEIVNGGGKDKEGNEIYYSIEYATLTPVLVEAIKEQQEAINKLNTVNKEQQELINKLIEELKTVKEQLKTK, encoded by the coding sequence AGGATGTTACTAAAGACCTGTTTTTTATAAACCCGGATAGCGCACGTATTTATATAAATACTGATTCAACCAAAGCGGCCAAAGGAGGTTTCGCTATTGGTGGACTCTCTTCAGGTAAAGGGCTTCCAGCAAAAAATATCTTTGTTGCAACAGCTGATAGCACACGTGTTTACGTAAACGTTGATAGTAGCAAAGCCGCAAAAGGTGGGTTTGCTATAGGAGGACTTTCATCCGGTAAAAATCCTGCACAAAGCTTTATGCATTTAACACCAGAAAACTACTATATTGGGCATGGGGCTGGAAGTAGTGTTACTACTGGCAAATACAACTCTTTTATTGGATATGAATCCGGAAAAAACAATACTGAGGGTAGTTACAATGCCTTTATGGGCTACAAGGCAGGAACATCCAATACGACCGGTGGAAGTAACGTTATGATAGGTAATTTTGCGGGTTACAGTAATACCACAGGCTATGCCAACGTATTTCTGGGGAATAGTGCTGGTAGTGATAATACCGAAGGTGATGGTAACGTAATTATTGGGGACTTAGCTGGTCGCCATAATACCACTGGTTCAAGCAACGTGATGATGGGAAACCAAGCTGGTTTATATAACACTACAGGCAGGGATAATGTGTTTATTGGACAAAGCAGCGGTATATACAATACTGAAGGTAGTGACAACGTATTTATTGGTTCCATGGTTGGTATCAGAAACACTACAGGGGGTAACAATATACTTATTGGACACTACGCTGGTCGAGAAAACACCACTGGAACAAACAACGTATTTATGGGAAGTTCTGCTGGTTGCAATAATACCACAGGTGTTAACAACGTATTTTTGGGAAATCAGGTTGGGCAAAATATAACTGGAGCGAGTAGTAACAACGTAATACTTGGCTCGTCATCTGCTAATCTAGCAAAAACTGTAAATAGGAGCGTAATAATGGGTAACGAGGCAGGTAAAGGATCAACAAGTAGTAACTATAGTAACGCCATATTTATAGGATACCAAGCTGGCTACAACAATACTACAGGTTCAAACAACGTATTTTTGGGAACTCAAGCAGGCTACAACAATACCTCTGGTAAAAACAACGTGTTTATGGGAACTGGTTCTGGATATAAAACCGTTAGTGGTGGAAGCAACGTATTTATGGGTAACCAAACTGGATATAATAATACTTATGGTTATAAAAACGTGATAATAGGTGACAGTACTGGATATAATAACTCAAGTGGTAATAGAAATGTGTTCATAGGAGACGTTGCAGGCTATAATAACACCACAGGAAGTGGCAACTTGTTTATTGGAATTAAAACAGGCTATAGTAATAAAATGGGAGCTGGAAATATCTTTATAGGTAACAGTGCCGGAGAATATTATGAAGGTAGTGATCCCTCTACAGTTTCGGGGAACATCTTTATGGGCTACAGTGCAGGTCTGAATTGGAAAACAGGTGATAAAAATATCATCATTGGTAATTCTGCTGCCAGGAAAATAATAGAAGGTAGTTCAAATATTGTCATGGGAGATTTTGCAGGTTACTATTTAACAGAAACAACTATAAACAAAAGGCTTCTTATTGGTTATCAGACAAAAATTTTATTGCATGGTGACCTTTCAGAAAATCGCCTAACTATTAATAGCTATTCTGTAAACCCCTCTCATACGTTATATGTAAATGGACTTGCCGGTGGTACATATGCATGGAACAACACCAGCGACAAACGCCTAAAAACCAATATTAAGCCCTTGGAAGGTGCACTACAAAGCGTGCTTAAACTGCAGGGCGTAACCTTTAACTGGAAAGATGAAACCAACCACCGCCCAGGACAAAACATTGGCTTTATAGCACAAGAGGTTAAAGAGATACTACCCGAAATTGTTAACGGTGGCGGAAAAGATAAAGAGGGTAACGAAATATATTATAGCATTGAGTATGCTACATTAACCCCTGTGTTAGTTGAAGCAATAAAAGAGCAACAGGAAGCTATAAATAAATTAAATACTGTAAACAAAGAGCAACAAGAACTAATAAACAAACTTATTGAAGAATTAAAAACTGTTAAAGAGCAACTAAAAACTAAATAA